In Cryptomeria japonica chromosome 1, Sugi_1.0, whole genome shotgun sequence, the sequence GATCTGAAATTGGATCAGATATTTAACCTCGGACCTAATATCTATTATTAATTGATACTCGTTCCTCATAGATGTATTCCATGACTACATGTACTATCACCCAACACAACAAAAATGTCAACatggattttggcatgtttggtctaattaaaaatgatttttttttttacatcaccactttttggtccCCATGGTCTTGCACATATCCAATTATTAATCGTGATTCTAACATCCACACTTAATTTAATGAACAAAATCTATAATATAATTTTGAAATACATAATTTGATGGATTTCATATAATAAATACAAAgaataaaggttcatatttctaTGTAGCTTCTATGCTTATAAATTGTAAATTGTCCTTACATTTGAATGGTACTAAATTGAATGTAGAACAATAGGGCCAAAAAAAACCGGGGGCTGCAcaatatcaaatagatgttaaaataTAAAATCTAATGTGATAATAAGATATTAAGAAAACACTGAATCACCATGTACTACAAAATtagtattattaattattataaataaattaccCATAATATTCTAATATTAtagatttaaaatattatattaccttccactatttgaaattgtaatagaaaatttattattttattattggaaGACGAGCAACATAAACTTGGAAGATGATAAGTTAATATAGACTAAACAAATAAAATAAGCAACACTCTTCAATTTTGACTATGTTTGGTATCGTCCATAAGCGATCCACGTCCATTTTATACAATACATATTAGAGCTAAAAGTCTATAATAAAAAACACCATATGAAGGCATCTTTCCACAAGTAAAGTAGATTCATAAGTTTACGGCTACCTAGCTTCAGGCATGTCAAGTACGTTTGATGATACACTCAGAATGAATCCAGATTCATCGTTATCATCTAACAAACGTGCCTTCGCTTCTGCTAGCTCTTTCACAACAGTATTCATTGTGGGTCGGTTTATTGATGTTCGTTCCACACAATTGTATGCAATCTCTGCAACTTTCCATGCAGATGTTAAGCTGTATCGACCACCCAAGGAAGAATCCATCAAGTCTACTAGTCTCCCACATGTAAGTAGTTCTTTTGCCTGTATAATAAAGAAGGTGAGAACAACAAGCTGGTTATTAAAGAGAACAGTAATAGATTATCTATTAAATGTATTACCCATTCGACTATTCCTTCCTTGGGTGGTACTCCAGAAATAATCTCCAACAAAACTACACCAAAACTATAAACATCACTTTTTTCGCTTAACGTTGATGATCCAAAATATCTGCATCAAATTCCAAATTTACTGTATTATCAATCATTTAATGAATGTTAAACAGGTGTTTGGTTGATAGAAAGATAATATGAAGGTTAAGTAGAAAAATACTCAGGATCCAAATAGCCGAGGGTTCCCTTGACATTAGTTGATATATAGCTTTTGGAGTTGTCTAACAACTTCGATAGACCAAAGTCAGATATATTGGCAAACATTCTTCTATCCAAAAGTATATTACTGCACTTAATATCTCTGTGTATGATTGGAGGACTACAACCCTCATGCAAGTATAGCAAACCTGCAAACCATGTAAGACATTTGTAATGTAGAAGAGCAGTTTTACTTGGCACAACCATAAAGATTGCAACCAATTGTTTAAACAATTTACCCTCTGCTGCTTGGAGAGCAATGTTGACCCTGGTTTGCCAATCAAGTGGTTTCTCTAGTTTGGCTGGGCCTGCAAATAGAACAGTAATTCCTTTTACTAAACTTTGATCGCATTTAATTTTATTCACAACAGTATGAAATAAATAATACCGTGTAAATGATCCGTCAACGCCCCACATTCCATAAATTCGTATACTAATGCCACAATAGGCTGTCTGCAGTACCCAATGAAATATACAAGATTCTTATGGTATATTCTTTAAAGGAGAGTTACCTGAATCCAACAACACAAGCAACATACGTTTAATAGGCACTTTGGGCTGAAGTAAAAGTATCAGAGATATAGAAAATTATTGTCTGCAATAAAACGTTCAATTTTTTGTGAAGAAAGCATATACCTCATTTCGAAATTCTTGTTTTCCTTGAAATGAATCCGTTGAAAGTACCTTCACTGCAACATCATTTCCTGAAAGTTGACCATAAAACACAGATCCAAAGCCTCCCTTACCAAGGAATGTAGAATAGTTATTTGTAGCTGCTTTAATATCTTCTTCAGTATATTCTAACGCCAGCTTGTGAAATTCATTTGGGTCATCTTTATCTGTTTCGAAAGGCAAATAAAACAAAGCTTTGCGAGAgttaaaattatataaattgtttTTGAATAAACCTTTTTCAAGCCGAAGGAATTGAGAAAAGACCTGTGCATGAATGTTGAGATTGCGTAATAGAATTGTTTGTGTTGAGATTTCCTCGCTTATATTTTCGCCTCCATAGATGAATCCCGAATATCAAAAGGACTAACAGAACCGAACAACCAATAGCGGGTCCTATAATCcaacctttttctcttctttcCTTGTTTATTGGAGAATTATTCTGAGGATAAACTCTGTAGCGTAGAGTGAAAAATTCAGACTCGCAACGTTAAACATAATTAACTATTTGTCTAGTCCTCCTTTTGAATTCAAAGGGACAAAAGATAAGAAAGACTGTCCTCATACCGGAGGTTTAAACCTGGCCTAATTAAACCAGGAGGCACATCTCCATCTAATTTGTTGTTCTGCAAGAAACTAATCAACAGCAAACAAATTATTTATAAACATGCTCCGTTAAGTAACAGTAAACATTACTTTATCTAAACCAttaaaaatatacataaaattGTTGTGAGAAAAGATAAGAAATCTTGAGTAAACATACAGTTCATTCAACATAGGTAGTTTCTCCAATGAACTTGGAATATCTCCAGTCAGCTGATTATTTTGCAGTTGCCTTAAATATGCAAAGCAAATTAAAAATCAATACATACAAATTACCTTTTCATCTATGTATATATGAGTAGAAAACAGTTGAGGATCTCTTACAATTTTCTAAGCTTCTTCAATGAGCTGAGGTTTGGAATAGAACCCGACAGATTATTGTTTCCTAACAGCTAAAACAAACAGTATAAACTTCAGAGTTACTTATTAAATTGAGTGGCGCCACATCTATAAATAGCTAGAACTGGCAAGTGGAGGGGGAGGGAAGTCTTACCAACTGAGTTATTGCGGTTAAGTTGGCTATGCTTGGAGGTATGTGGCCAATTAGACCCCTGTTTGTTAAATTCCTGAAAAGATTTGGAAGTTATGCGGGTTAAGAGTCTTTGGTGCCTAAATGACACGTAATAATGTATTAATTGCTGtgagttttaaaaaaatttaatggcTTTTACGGAAAGAATTTTACACAATAATCACTCGTGGGGGTTTTTCCTCGTTGCATGTGACACCGGTTATTGGAAAACCTGCAGGCAAACAAGGATCTCCTCCTAGCCAATCATCTGGTACATTCGTTGTCTTCGATACTTTCCTAATAGCAAGTACTATCACACAGACCTTAATTCGTTAGGCGCTGATGAGAAGAAAATATAGTACTAAATAGTTGCCTCCTTAAAAATTTAATAATAGCGTGACGATAATGGAACTGAAGGACTGAGTTCAACAAAGTCGACAGAAAATGAAACTTATATGTACCATCTCCGGTGTGTGTAATATTGTTTATGTCTACAATTCGATAGACTTCAGCTGCATTTATGAATGGCCTCATTTCAGATCCTTCTAAGGGATGCAATCTTATATCAATAGATTTCAGTGGGCTAAGCTTCAAAATCTGATACCATTCCCGACAGTTTAGGTATGAAGGAAACTTTAATTCTGATACTTTAcgattgcttataaaaatctggaAGGTTTGGTTCCTTGAAGGGCTTGACTCGTTAATGATGTTACAGAAGTAAAGAGCAATATAATAAGAGCCGTTGTCAGGTACATTATAATAGGACCCTACTGGAATTAACAGGTCTTCCCCTACTTGCGTTGCAATGGCATACTCTAATACAGAAAAAGGTGGTTGGTTCCACAAGCTTGTCTTCAAAGAGGAGTTGGTGCTgatatttgttgtgcttgtcgaCACCGCAGGAGAAAGCCAGATGCGATCAAACGGGTCCTCTGGATACCTGTAACACCACAAGGACATTACCCTTTATAATACCAATAAAAAAGATTCAAAACTCACGTCCAAACAGATGCATTATTCTACTTACCGTGAAAAATCATGATCACCAAAACTTGTACGAAAGAAGCAAACTAAAGCATTGTTGTTGAAATCAGTGGAGTTATACATTCGAGATTGTAGCGGCCTCAACTCAATGGTGGAAATGAACACATAGTTACCATCTTCTGTCTGTGAATTTCTAGCCAGGCATAAACTCAGAGTCTCACTTTTGGGGACCAAGATGATCTCGTAAAAGTAGTAATAAATATTCTCTAAACCCTTCAAGCGGACTGTTTCCCATTTGATTCCATCTATGATTAAATCAAAGACGCTTGCTAAAGGAAGATCTTCAAATCCTCCGAATAGAAACGTAGTCCTTAATAGTAAAAGTTTATGAGGCATCACGGGGAGGAGGTAACAATATTTATTTAGTTCCAGATTTGTAAAATAAGCAACGGACTGATACTCATAGGAGTCAGTAGTGCTCAATGGAGGCTTAGTGAAGTTGTTTCTGAAGTTGATGTATAAGGAATCTGTAATCCACTCGAATTCTTCACCCGTTCTATTCTCTGAAGCGCCGCAGCTGATACTTAGAAATCCTTCATTGAAAATAATGCCAGCACAAAtcagggtaaaaatttattcaatcaaagtACAATTTCAAGAATTGAAAATCAACCCACTGGTCTTTGTAGCCAATGGCGAAACTTACGGAAATAACTTACAACACTAAATATTCagaaattcaaataaataaataaatctcacACACCATTAAAAAAGTACCATACTGCAATCTTGAGGCGCTTAGCATAAAAATAATAATCAGCGTTTACGGTTTATTCTTAAGATTCTCTGTCTACAACCAGCGATGTAGTTACAGTTTTGTAAAGCCTTGTTTTAATCTCAACATAGCAAAGAGCAAAACTAAATATAACCCTTTAAAAAGTTAATTTAACATGCAGAGGGTTCATACTAAATTGGTAGACTTAAAAAAAGAAAGTATTTTATTTAAGGCAAATATACtatcttataaatttaatggaacaaatcaTAACTTACCATCTGGATTTGCGAGTGTGGAGAGACTGAATAACCCAATGAAAGCTGTGATCGCTAACAAGGTTGAACTTGTAAATTTCATGATAATCAATGCAAGCAGGGAATCAATAAGATCAGAATATGTATAAGAGATTGCCAGCAATTCATATATTAAGGTTGgcctatatttatatatatattgagtGGCATTGAGTCTTTTGAGTTATAATGTAGAAGGTCTGTATTTTGAAGTGCTTAAATTAGCTAATAAACTTACTTTGAATTTGTCATCATTGACGAATTCATAAGGGATAAATTTTGGGCTGCGGCTATTCTGGTTCCGAAACCCATCTAACTTATTAAGGAAATGTGCATGTGCATAACATGTAGTTATGGATGCAATGTTAACAGTTAATCGTAAAATCGACGATTGTAATTTTTCAAAAGAATCAATAACACACaccgttttggaaccagaataacTCCTAATTTTTCATctatagaaaaattaaataaataaataaatttattcttaattatataaaCCTGGCATCATAAGTTCATTATTTTACTTTTCTTCGGTGACATTTCAAATGATTTTATCACCTTCCGTCACACTAGAAATGGTTTTACTTTTCTCACATTTTAAATATCAAGTTCATTTACCAAGTCAATTAACGTCTCAAAATAATAGGTCAGATATTTCCCCTTCACAACTACATTTATATGAGTGGTCTATATTTTATTATTAGGAAGAAGTCAATTGACGTCTTATTCTAATGGTTATATGTCACCATCTTAATCTTAAATGATAGTATTTGGGttctttgaatttttaatataaaaaattaggtGAGATGTGTTTTATTTACATTCAGATTTTTATAAGAATTGTCCATATC encodes:
- the LOC131045005 gene encoding LOW QUALITY PROTEIN: probable LRR receptor-like serine/threonine-protein kinase At1g67720 (The sequence of the model RefSeq protein was modified relative to this genomic sequence to represent the inferred CDS: substituted 1 base at 1 genomic stop codon), whose protein sequence is MKFTSSTLLAITAFIGLFSLSTLANPDGFLSISCGASENRTGEEFEWITDSLYINFRNNFTKPPLSTTDSYEYQSVAYFTNLELNKYCYLLPVMPHKLLLLRTTFLFGGFEDLPLASVFDLIIDGIKWETVRLKGLENIYYYFYEIILVPKSETLSLCLARNSQTEDGNYVFISTIELRPLQSRMYNSTDFNNNALVCFFRTSFGDHDFSRYPEDPFDRIWLSPAVSTSTTNISTNSSLKTSLWNQPPFSVLEYAIATQVGEDLLIPVGSYYNVPDNGSYYIALYFCNIINESSPSRNQTFQIFISNRKVSELKFPSYLNCREWYQILKLSPLKSIDIRLHPLEGSEMRPFINAAEVYRIVDINNITHTGDVLAIRKVSKTTNVPDDWLGGDPCLPAGFPITGVTCNEEKPPRVIIVNLTNRGLIGHIPPSIANLTAITQLLLGNNNLSGSIPNLSSLKKLRKLQLQNNQLTGDIPSSLEKLPMLNELFLQNNKLDGDVPPGLIRPGLNLRVYPQNNSPINKERREKGWIIGPAIGCSVLLVLLIFGIHLWRRKYKRGNLNTNNSITQSQHSCTDKDDPNEFHKLALEYTEEDIKAATNNYSTFLGKGGFGSVFYGQLSGNDVAVKVLSTDSFQGKQEFRNEVTLLXRIYHKNLVYFIGYCRQPIVALVYEFMECGALTDHLHGPAKLEKPLDWQTRVNIALQAAEGLLYLHEGCSPPIIHRDIKCSNILLDRRMFANISDFGLSKLLDNSKSYISTNVKGTLGYLDPEYFGSSTLSEKSDVYSFGVVLLEIISGVPPKEGIVEWAKELLTCGRLVDLMDSSLGGRYSLTSAWKVAEIAYNCVERTSINRPTMNTVVKELAEAKARLLDDNDESGFILSVSSNVLDMPEAR